A stretch of the Thiomicrospira pelophila DSM 1534 genome encodes the following:
- a CDS encoding ribonuclease HII, with protein MQQTGLFDTPLTTRPGAIRVGVDEVGRGPLVGEVVAAAVILPADCRLQLKDSKKMTHAQRIEMADRIREVAVDYAVIGVSAKTIDEINILQATMLAMRQSVEALNQPFDEVLVDGNRCPDLPCACRAIVKGDALIAEISAASILAKVYRDEQMMQLHAQYPDYGFDRHKGYPTVEHLAAIERYGLIDGYRSSFKPVRQWLEKDQIS; from the coding sequence ATGCAGCAGACAGGATTATTTGACACGCCTCTAACCACCAGGCCTGGCGCTATTCGAGTTGGTGTAGACGAGGTCGGACGCGGCCCGTTAGTGGGTGAAGTGGTTGCGGCCGCGGTTATTTTGCCGGCAGACTGTCGCTTGCAATTAAAAGATTCTAAAAAAATGACGCATGCGCAACGCATCGAGATGGCTGATCGCATTCGTGAGGTGGCCGTTGATTATGCCGTGATTGGCGTTTCAGCCAAAACGATTGATGAAATCAATATATTGCAAGCCACCATGCTCGCTATGCGTCAAAGTGTCGAAGCTTTAAATCAGCCGTTTGATGAGGTATTAGTGGATGGCAATCGCTGCCCAGATTTACCTTGCGCGTGTCGCGCGATTGTTAAAGGGGATGCATTAATTGCTGAAATCAGTGCCGCTTCGATTTTAGCCAAAGTCTATCGAGATGAACAAATGATGCAGCTACATGCGCAATATCCAGATTATGGGTTTGATCGTCACAAAGGCTATCCCACAGTTGAACATTTAGCCGCAATTGAGCGTTATGGTTTAATTGACGGCTATAGAAGCAGTTTTAAACCAGTTAGACAATGGCTTGAAAAAGATCAAATTAGTTAG
- a CDS encoding chemotaxis protein CheV: protein MSTTLEQIEKTANLSKNNQLSLMVFQVRFPQPNQRPPSYYGMNVFKVREVLEARAYPVSEMPDSNPLIEGMIELRGTYLPVIDLPKWMGFDMTDEERAKSIIIVADFSRNFIGLRVAHIHGVEEKEWTDIHPAGNYNVDVNRNQIVNHTYLEGSETLCYILDIEKLLIEAMPVMAKKIFSSAKEVDASKVQFSSAMKQRQILFAEDSKSIQKYMSMVFEQLGLRSQGFDNGRLMLDYIAKQPNLDDISVIFTDLEMPVASGHTVIKELRLNPKTRNLPIIVHTSMTSDNNSREVIEMGANYFIGKVDTDLIVKTLQQAQKDFVALAN from the coding sequence ATGAGTACAACGCTGGAACAAATTGAAAAGACCGCTAATTTAAGTAAAAACAATCAGTTAAGTTTGATGGTTTTTCAAGTTCGCTTTCCGCAGCCTAATCAAAGGCCCCCGTCTTATTACGGCATGAATGTATTTAAAGTGCGTGAAGTGTTGGAAGCCCGCGCTTATCCGGTGTCTGAAATGCCGGATAGTAACCCGTTAATTGAAGGTATGATTGAATTAAGAGGGACTTATCTCCCGGTGATTGATTTGCCAAAGTGGATGGGTTTCGATATGACTGATGAAGAGCGTGCAAAGTCAATCATTATCGTGGCCGACTTTAGTCGTAACTTTATTGGTTTGCGTGTTGCGCATATTCATGGGGTTGAAGAAAAAGAATGGACGGATATTCACCCGGCTGGAAACTACAATGTAGACGTTAACCGTAATCAAATTGTAAACCACACCTACCTCGAAGGCAGTGAAACCCTGTGCTACATTCTAGATATTGAAAAGCTCCTGATTGAAGCCATGCCGGTAATGGCTAAAAAGATATTTTCATCCGCAAAAGAAGTGGATGCGTCTAAAGTTCAGTTCAGCTCCGCGATGAAACAGCGTCAGATTTTGTTTGCAGAAGACAGTAAGTCAATCCAAAAATACATGAGCATGGTGTTCGAGCAACTTGGTCTTCGCTCACAAGGCTTTGATAATGGTCGATTAATGTTGGACTACATCGCTAAGCAACCAAATCTAGACGACATCTCGGTTATTTTTACCGACTTGGAAATGCCGGTGGCTTCGGGCCATACGGTTATTAAAGAGTTGCGTTTAAATCCCAAGACGCGCAACTTGCCGATTATTGTTCACACCTCGATGACCAGCGATAATAATAGTCGTGAGGTGATTGAAATGGGTGCAAATTACTTTATTGGTAAGGTGGATACGGATCTGATCGTAAAAACCTTGCAACAGGCTCAAAAAGATTTTGTTGCCTTAGCAAATTAA
- the ykgO gene encoding type B 50S ribosomal protein L36 yields the protein MKILSSLKSAKTRHKDCQVVRRRGKVYVICKTNPKFKARQR from the coding sequence ATGAAAATTTTATCTTCATTGAAATCAGCGAAAACTCGCCATAAAGACTGTCAAGTTGTACGTCGTCGTGGCAAGGTGTATGTGATCTGTAAAACAAACCCGAAATTCAAAGCACGCCAGCGTTAA
- a CDS encoding ATP-dependent DNA helicase: MSLQNKVEAFLKAGGGLEQTIEGFGVRDAQIDMAQQIAQAIEAESTLIAEAGTGTGKTFAYLIPALLSGKKIIVSTATKTLQQQLVDKDLPLLKKVCGLKGQIVLFKGRENYLCSQRLALAETQEQNNKSDWQKLSDIRDWSGKTKTGDLAECIKIEESDPIWRKVCARLEFCQAVGCQKEADCFYPQMKQKATDAQVLVVNHHLFCADLALREQGFGELLPNADVTIFDEAHQLPDIAAQFLGFSVSRHQLDELGRDIKQAKLQESPESDDLVDRVNLLAEQVKLVNEALGKWEKRWTWQQLSSTDVFLASLKRLLNHLGALADHLKALEERGKLLAAVTKRTQEMEKQLKAWLETEKETEVRWAESSQARFKLNMTPLSVAEPFKRQRESIGGAWIFTSATLSVRNQFDYFQQRLGLYDAQTAVWPSPFDYANQGVVYHPVGLPEPRDPDYIKICLRAAWPLLKASQGRAFLLFTSFRALGEAQVILQKHWSGPLLVQGEAPKNLLLERFKSEESALLLGTSSFWEGVDVKGQALQLVIIDRIPFSPPDDPLVQARESYLKQKGLNGFAHFQLPEAVMALKQGSGRLIRDQTDRGVLMLCDPRLTTKRYGQSIIDSLPNFPWVFEPQKALELLKSQQDK, from the coding sequence TTGTCGTTGCAAAATAAGGTAGAAGCCTTTTTAAAGGCAGGCGGAGGTTTGGAACAGACGATTGAGGGTTTCGGTGTTCGTGATGCTCAAATAGACATGGCACAGCAGATTGCCCAAGCGATTGAAGCCGAGTCTACCTTAATTGCAGAAGCGGGAACCGGCACCGGTAAAACCTTTGCTTATTTAATCCCAGCGCTTCTATCCGGCAAAAAAATCATCGTATCGACCGCTACCAAAACCCTTCAACAACAGCTGGTGGATAAAGATTTACCTTTACTGAAAAAAGTATGTGGTTTAAAAGGTCAGATTGTTTTATTCAAGGGCCGAGAAAACTACCTTTGCAGTCAACGCTTGGCCTTAGCCGAAACCCAAGAGCAGAATAACAAATCGGATTGGCAAAAATTATCAGATATTCGAGACTGGTCAGGTAAAACAAAAACCGGTGATTTAGCTGAATGCATTAAGATTGAGGAAAGCGATCCTATTTGGCGAAAAGTTTGCGCTCGTTTGGAATTCTGTCAGGCGGTTGGTTGCCAGAAAGAGGCTGATTGTTTTTATCCTCAAATGAAACAAAAAGCAACCGACGCCCAAGTTTTAGTGGTTAATCACCACTTGTTTTGTGCTGATTTAGCCTTGCGTGAACAAGGATTTGGCGAATTACTACCAAATGCGGACGTCACGATATTTGACGAAGCCCATCAGCTTCCAGATATCGCGGCTCAATTTTTAGGTTTTTCTGTATCGCGCCATCAGCTTGATGAATTAGGTCGGGATATTAAGCAAGCGAAATTGCAAGAGTCACCTGAATCCGATGACCTAGTAGATCGGGTTAATTTATTAGCCGAACAGGTCAAATTAGTGAATGAGGCCTTAGGCAAGTGGGAAAAACGTTGGACTTGGCAGCAGTTATCTAGCACCGATGTGTTTTTAGCCAGTTTAAAACGACTGTTAAATCATTTAGGCGCATTGGCCGATCATTTAAAAGCGTTAGAGGAGCGTGGTAAATTATTAGCCGCTGTGACCAAGCGCACTCAAGAGATGGAAAAACAACTAAAAGCCTGGCTGGAAACTGAAAAAGAAACTGAGGTGCGTTGGGCGGAGTCGTCGCAAGCTCGATTTAAGCTTAATATGACGCCGTTAAGTGTGGCTGAGCCGTTTAAACGACAACGTGAGTCCATTGGTGGCGCTTGGATCTTTACTTCGGCGACACTGAGCGTACGTAATCAATTTGATTATTTTCAACAGCGTTTAGGCTTGTATGATGCTCAAACCGCAGTTTGGCCTAGCCCATTTGATTATGCCAATCAAGGGGTGGTGTATCATCCGGTTGGTTTACCTGAACCGCGTGATCCTGATTATATTAAAATTTGCTTAAGAGCCGCTTGGCCACTGTTAAAAGCCAGCCAAGGCCGTGCTTTTTTATTGTTTACCAGTTTTCGTGCGCTGGGTGAGGCGCAAGTGATTTTACAAAAACACTGGTCAGGCCCATTATTAGTTCAAGGTGAAGCTCCTAAAAATCTATTATTAGAGCGTTTTAAATCCGAAGAGTCCGCGTTATTATTGGGCACTAGTAGTTTTTGGGAAGGGGTGGATGTAAAAGGTCAAGCATTGCAGTTAGTAATTATTGATCGGATTCCGTTTTCACCGCCGGATGATCCGTTGGTGCAAGCCCGTGAAAGTTATTTAAAGCAAAAAGGTTTGAATGGTTTTGCTCACTTCCAGTTACCTGAGGCGGTGATGGCTTTAAAGCAGGGCAGTGGGCGCTTAATCCGCGACCAGACTGATCGAGGCGTGTTAATGCTATGTGACCCACGTTTAACCACCAAACGATATGGACAGAGTATTATTGATAGTCTGCCGAATTTTCCTTGGGTGTTTGAGCCACAAAAAGCCTTGGAACTATTAAAATCCCAGCAAGATAAATAA
- the tsaB gene encoding tRNA (adenosine(37)-N6)-threonylcarbamoyltransferase complex dimerization subunit type 1 TsaB, with amino-acid sequence MSIVLAVESATANCAASLIVEDEVYTCAEFAPQQHAQLILPMVDKVIQQAGIEPKQIDSLVFGEGPGAFTGLRIAAGVVQGLALGWNKPILPISSLKALAYQAYEATGKTTWWVCLDARMGEIYVQYCEFDPQAAKMTAKPAELVKPNDFKVLKADVNGVGDIGSTYPDLVKDFTNWLDAVPQAEALARLALSELKQSKYLAVAIPQPVYLRASVSS; translated from the coding sequence ATGAGTATTGTATTAGCCGTAGAAAGTGCCACAGCCAACTGCGCAGCGAGTTTAATTGTTGAGGATGAAGTCTATACTTGTGCTGAGTTTGCTCCGCAACAACATGCCCAGCTTATTCTGCCGATGGTCGACAAGGTTATCCAACAGGCCGGTATTGAGCCAAAACAGATTGATAGTTTGGTGTTTGGTGAGGGGCCGGGTGCGTTTACCGGTTTGAGAATCGCGGCTGGAGTGGTGCAAGGTTTAGCGTTGGGATGGAATAAGCCGATCTTGCCTATTTCATCTTTAAAAGCTTTAGCCTATCAAGCCTACGAAGCTACCGGTAAAACAACTTGGTGGGTGTGTTTGGATGCCCGAATGGGTGAAATATACGTTCAGTATTGTGAATTTGATCCACAAGCGGCCAAAATGACCGCTAAACCGGCCGAATTAGTCAAACCTAACGACTTTAAAGTCTTAAAAGCTGACGTAAATGGTGTGGGTGATATTGGTTCGACTTACCCAGATCTTGTCAAGGATTTTACAAACTGGCTTGATGCCGTACCTCAAGCCGAAGCCTTGGCAAGACTGGCTTTGAGTGAGTTAAAGCAATCCAAGTATTTAGCTGTTGCTATTCCTCAGCCAGTTTACTTAAGAGCATCGGTAAGTTCGTGA
- a CDS encoding universal stress protein: MHNYKTILVAIDFSQHSGQALQRAKQLAQIYDADLSVIHVTEIPTYPVLEDIAITGMPGIWDDELGDKLYKAAQKRLEGLAEKEGIETSACQVISGIPRVEVIAKAQQINADLIVIGRRGISGLQRLIGSTADAILHEAACDVLAVKIEE; encoded by the coding sequence ATGCATAACTATAAAACCATCCTTGTCGCAATCGATTTTTCACAACACAGTGGTCAGGCTTTACAGCGTGCAAAACAGTTGGCGCAAATTTACGATGCGGATTTAAGCGTGATTCATGTCACTGAAATTCCGACCTATCCAGTTTTAGAAGATATCGCGATTACGGGGATGCCTGGAATTTGGGATGACGAATTAGGTGATAAGCTTTATAAAGCGGCTCAAAAAAGATTAGAAGGCTTGGCTGAGAAAGAAGGTATTGAGACCTCAGCCTGTCAGGTTATAAGTGGTATTCCTCGAGTTGAAGTGATTGCAAAAGCTCAACAAATAAACGCTGATCTAATTGTAATCGGGCGTCGTGGCATTTCTGGGTTACAGCGCCTAATTGGTTCGACAGCGGATGCAATCTTGCATGAAGCCGCTTGTGATGTGCTGGCTGTTAAAATTGAGGAATAA
- a CDS encoding c-type cytochrome: MKKLAIFVSTSLTLLISNSSFAGSPEAGKSLHDEANCLRCHADKPYNPTKTDTYEKLVAAVSFCNNNMNVGWFDDEVEDVAAYLNQKYYKHPN, translated from the coding sequence ATGAAGAAACTCGCCATATTCGTTAGCACATCACTTACCCTACTGATTTCAAACTCAAGCTTCGCTGGAAGCCCAGAAGCCGGTAAATCCCTGCATGACGAAGCCAACTGCTTACGCTGTCATGCCGACAAACCCTATAACCCGACTAAAACCGATACTTACGAAAAACTCGTAGCAGCGGTCAGTTTTTGTAATAACAACATGAATGTCGGTTGGTTTGATGATGAAGTAGAAGATGTGGCCGCGTACCTAAATCAAAAATACTATAAACATCCCAACTAA
- the ycaO gene encoding 30S ribosomal protein S12 methylthiotransferase accessory factor YcaO: protein MSEVTYIKGKDESLEKSIEFMQGILRAQGFEINQVKWLNPVDNIFSLHIHDQVCPGLFTNGKGASRKATLASALGEYLERLSTNYFFSDYYLQAEPLGADWLYYPTERHFELVDYKSCLNPKLWSIYDPHNELQAENLLSFNDDGDQIRAIEMRHAKTAEVSYFPMNLLSNLYASNGLSAGNTIEEARVQGLSEIFERWIKNKILTENLCLPEVPDHVLKGFPSIYQSLTALRQQGLEVSVRDSSLGGQFPVMNVTLFDPAKGQCFASFGAHPIFEVALERTLTESLQGRHLDFLDGFQVPTFDQQAVAEAENLENHFIDSSGLINARFISKQADFEFAEWNWDYPTDQQWSWLVDLAAKQGFEVYVADYEHYGFKACRIVAPGMSEVYPMDELLVKNQNDGRRLRQAIQRFVDSSDANELLNLLDEVGFSDHQGVASLIGLMPDAGHLWNDLKIIDLRFWIELAVQDYSAAYDSLEVCKVYVHPDKPMAKVYEAFSFALDIKLEELIWDDYRTGMVQLFGEDCVLKVEQHLNQQKQAWDIPLGHQAFLDSQRHQAMWQVYARARKAKQAFNQQ from the coding sequence GTGAGCGAAGTTACATACATTAAAGGTAAAGATGAAAGTCTCGAAAAATCAATCGAATTCATGCAGGGTATTCTTCGGGCGCAAGGCTTTGAGATTAATCAGGTTAAATGGTTAAATCCGGTTGATAATATCTTTTCATTACACATTCATGATCAGGTGTGTCCCGGTTTGTTTACGAATGGCAAAGGTGCAAGTCGAAAAGCCACTTTAGCGAGTGCTTTAGGTGAGTATTTAGAGCGTTTATCAACCAACTACTTCTTTTCAGACTATTATTTGCAAGCCGAACCTTTGGGCGCGGATTGGCTATATTACCCAACCGAACGCCACTTTGAATTGGTTGATTATAAGTCTTGTCTGAATCCGAAACTTTGGTCGATTTACGACCCGCATAATGAACTGCAAGCCGAGAACCTATTAAGTTTTAATGATGATGGCGACCAAATTCGTGCGATTGAAATGCGTCACGCCAAGACGGCGGAAGTTAGTTATTTTCCGATGAATTTATTGAGCAACCTTTATGCGAGTAATGGTTTGTCAGCCGGCAACACAATTGAAGAGGCTCGAGTTCAAGGATTGTCTGAGATATTTGAACGCTGGATAAAAAATAAAATTTTGACCGAAAACTTATGTCTGCCGGAAGTGCCGGATCACGTTTTAAAGGGTTTCCCTTCAATTTATCAATCCCTGACCGCCTTGCGTCAGCAAGGTCTTGAAGTCTCGGTGCGAGATTCATCGCTTGGCGGCCAATTTCCAGTCATGAATGTGACTTTATTTGATCCAGCGAAAGGGCAGTGCTTTGCTTCATTTGGCGCCCACCCTATTTTTGAAGTCGCTTTAGAGCGTACTCTTACTGAATCCTTGCAAGGCCGTCATTTAGACTTTTTGGATGGTTTCCAGGTGCCTACATTTGACCAGCAAGCGGTAGCCGAAGCCGAAAATCTAGAAAATCATTTTATTGATTCTAGTGGTTTAATTAACGCGCGTTTTATTTCAAAACAGGCCGACTTTGAGTTTGCTGAGTGGAACTGGGATTATCCGACTGATCAACAATGGTCATGGCTAGTAGATTTAGCGGCTAAGCAAGGTTTTGAAGTTTATGTGGCTGATTATGAACATTACGGTTTTAAAGCCTGTCGGATTGTGGCACCGGGTATGTCGGAAGTTTACCCGATGGATGAGTTGTTGGTAAAAAACCAAAACGATGGCCGTCGCTTGCGCCAAGCCATTCAGCGTTTTGTGGATAGCTCTGACGCGAATGAATTGTTGAACTTATTGGACGAGGTGGGCTTTAGTGATCATCAAGGTGTGGCCTCATTAATCGGTCTGATGCCGGATGCGGGTCATCTATGGAATGATTTGAAAATTATAGATTTACGCTTCTGGATTGAGTTGGCGGTTCAAGACTATTCGGCGGCTTATGATTCTTTAGAGGTTTGCAAAGTCTATGTTCATCCAGACAAGCCTATGGCTAAAGTCTATGAGGCCTTTAGTTTCGCATTGGATATCAAACTTGAAGAATTGATCTGGGATGATTATCGCACCGGTATGGTTCAATTATTTGGTGAGGACTGTGTGCTAAAAGTTGAGCAACACCTAAATCAACAAAAACAAGCTTGGGATATCCCATTGGGCCATCAAGCCTTTTTAGATAGTCAGCGTCATCAAGCTATGTGGCAGGTTTATGCACGTGCACGCAAGGCAAAACAGGCTTTCAATCAGCAATAA
- a CDS encoding DUF481 domain-containing protein — translation MLKKRILPTSILYIALMFNSAWVNAEELNDELGFHGSGEAGFNQKTGNVDSESLLARIKMNYSQKQTDYKSLLEIENKTEEDIKISERYVLELQADRYFSKDKNYYAFANTRGEQDEIADLSQDLSLTLGLGKVLYRTEQTRLSTELGLGYQEVEYVTDTENDFNQTTGRVKLDLSHKFNDKVRFVQDLTYFTGAEQYKTESNSSLRVALNSKLSVSTSYKYRYNSNPADAAEKTDTETNLSLIYSF, via the coding sequence ATGCTTAAAAAGCGAATTTTACCAACTTCCATTTTATACATCGCTCTGATGTTCAATAGTGCATGGGTTAATGCTGAAGAACTAAATGACGAGTTGGGTTTTCATGGCTCAGGCGAAGCTGGATTTAATCAAAAAACCGGTAATGTCGATTCTGAATCTTTATTAGCGCGAATAAAAATGAATTACAGCCAAAAACAAACCGATTATAAAAGCCTATTAGAAATCGAAAATAAAACCGAAGAAGACATTAAAATTTCAGAGCGTTACGTTTTAGAGCTGCAAGCTGATCGTTATTTTTCCAAAGACAAAAACTATTATGCGTTTGCCAACACCCGCGGCGAACAAGATGAAATTGCTGACTTAAGTCAGGATTTAAGCTTAACTCTCGGTTTGGGTAAAGTACTTTACCGAACGGAACAAACCCGGTTAAGCACTGAACTCGGTTTGGGTTATCAAGAAGTCGAATATGTAACCGATACTGAAAACGACTTCAACCAGACTACTGGCCGAGTTAAGTTGGATTTAAGCCATAAATTTAATGATAAGGTTCGATTTGTACAAGACTTAACCTACTTTACTGGTGCCGAACAATACAAAACCGAAAGCAACTCCAGCTTGCGCGTTGCGCTAAACAGTAAGCTTTCAGTTAGCACATCCTACAAGTATCGCTACAATTCCAACCCTGCTGATGCAGCAGAAAAAACCGACACCGAAACCAACTTAAGCTTAATTTACAGCTTTTAA
- a CDS encoding acetyl-CoA carboxylase carboxyltransferase subunit alpha yields MKLDFLDFEQPIAELEAKINELRHLEGGQDFDLLQEISSLENKSHALTESIFKGLSDWQISQLARHPQRPYMLDYIEHIFTEFSELHGDRAFADDAAIVGGLARIDGQAVMVIGQQKGRDTKEKIRRNFGMPRPEGYRKALRLMKMAERFKLPILTFIDTPGAYPGIDAEERGQSEAIARNLIEMAELKVPIICTVIGEGGSGGALAIGVGDVTMMMQYSTYSVISPEGCASILWKSAANAPDAAAALGVTAPRLHSLGLVDVIVQEPIGGAHRYPRTAADNLKAAILEQLKNFKKQSPEQLVQRRYDRYMGYGNFDVA; encoded by the coding sequence ATGAAATTAGATTTTTTAGATTTTGAACAGCCGATCGCTGAGCTGGAAGCAAAAATAAACGAGTTACGCCATTTAGAAGGCGGGCAAGATTTTGACCTGTTGCAAGAAATTAGCTCACTTGAAAATAAAAGTCATGCCTTGACCGAAAGTATTTTTAAAGGCTTGTCGGATTGGCAAATTTCTCAATTAGCACGTCATCCACAGCGTCCTTATATGTTGGATTACATCGAGCATATTTTTACCGAATTCTCAGAGTTGCATGGCGATCGTGCTTTTGCGGACGATGCCGCGATTGTCGGTGGTTTAGCGCGTATTGATGGTCAGGCTGTTATGGTAATTGGTCAGCAAAAGGGGCGTGATACCAAAGAAAAAATTCGCCGTAATTTTGGTATGCCACGTCCAGAAGGCTATCGTAAAGCTTTGCGTTTAATGAAAATGGCCGAGCGTTTTAAATTGCCGATTTTGACTTTTATAGATACGCCGGGTGCTTACCCAGGGATTGATGCCGAAGAACGTGGACAAAGTGAAGCGATTGCACGTAACTTAATTGAAATGGCTGAATTAAAAGTGCCGATCATTTGCACCGTTATTGGTGAGGGTGGCTCAGGCGGTGCTTTGGCAATTGGCGTAGGTGATGTCACGATGATGATGCAATACAGTACCTATTCCGTTATCTCGCCAGAAGGTTGTGCGTCTATTCTATGGAAGAGTGCAGCGAACGCACCGGATGCGGCGGCGGCTTTGGGTGTGACGGCACCACGTTTACACAGTTTAGGATTGGTGGATGTGATTGTGCAAGAGCCGATTGGCGGCGCACATCGTTATCCTAGAACCGCGGCCGATAATTTAAAAGCGGCGATTTTGGAGCAATTGAAAAACTTCAAAAAGCAATCACCAGAACAGTTAGTACAACGACGTTATGACCGCTACATGGGTTATGGTAATTTCGACGTGGCTTAA
- the tilS gene encoding tRNA lysidine(34) synthetase TilS — protein MQSAEPVIQAIERFYRSLQASKVWVAYSGGLDSHVLLQSLVELKPAHVELAAIHVHHGLQAEADSWVIHCHSVCNALQVPLQVEYVEVDKSQNIESAARQARYQAFEKWVEENEVICTGHHQRDQVETLLLNLMRGAGLEGLSAMPKRRVLANQADLTNHQAWLVRPLLSTSYEAVQNYAKQYHLQWVEDPTNQHVEYRRNFIRHQLLPILDQAWSNPQAKLAQACAHQAEAAELLHELAQNDLAEIEHDTTRLNWHQLQKLNWSRQKNALRYWFKRFHQVSIDQASLDWLRSDGFNTNPDAQPKRMLKQAEIRRYQNWIYLLDESTIKSPFSVLVQQDSDWLKQGIKKVPTLGNGIAQHWLEPGNEVRIRSLREDDQVNRDSLKKWFQAQKIPPWQRQNWPVVEINSQLAVVIGYRTLDGFQAKSDEKALKLVGLN, from the coding sequence ATGCAATCTGCCGAACCTGTTATTCAAGCCATCGAACGCTTTTACCGATCGCTTCAAGCCTCAAAAGTCTGGGTTGCCTACAGTGGTGGGTTAGATTCACATGTTTTATTGCAGAGTCTGGTCGAACTTAAACCCGCTCATGTTGAGCTGGCGGCGATTCATGTGCATCACGGCTTACAGGCCGAGGCGGATAGTTGGGTCATACATTGTCATTCGGTTTGTAATGCGCTTCAAGTCCCGCTTCAGGTTGAATATGTTGAAGTGGATAAAAGCCAAAATATCGAATCCGCGGCACGTCAAGCTCGTTATCAAGCGTTTGAAAAATGGGTGGAAGAAAACGAGGTGATTTGCACAGGCCATCACCAACGTGATCAAGTGGAAACACTGTTATTAAATTTAATGCGTGGTGCAGGCCTAGAGGGTTTAAGTGCCATGCCTAAACGACGTGTTTTAGCTAATCAAGCCGATTTAACTAATCACCAGGCCTGGTTGGTTCGGCCCTTGTTAAGTACTAGTTATGAAGCGGTTCAGAATTACGCCAAGCAATATCATTTGCAATGGGTAGAAGATCCGACCAATCAGCATGTTGAGTATCGGCGCAATTTTATTCGCCATCAGTTATTGCCAATACTCGACCAGGCCTGGTCGAATCCGCAAGCTAAATTAGCCCAAGCCTGTGCTCATCAAGCGGAAGCGGCTGAGCTGCTGCATGAGCTGGCGCAAAATGATTTAGCTGAGATTGAGCATGATACGACTCGATTAAACTGGCATCAGCTGCAGAAGCTTAATTGGTCGCGTCAAAAAAATGCTCTACGTTATTGGTTTAAACGCTTTCATCAGGTATCCATTGACCAGGCGAGCTTAGATTGGCTGCGCTCTGATGGGTTTAACACTAACCCTGATGCTCAGCCCAAGCGAATGTTGAAGCAGGCTGAAATTCGTCGTTATCAGAATTGGATTTATCTACTGGATGAATCGACTATCAAGTCACCATTTAGTGTTTTGGTTCAACAAGATTCGGATTGGCTGAAGCAGGGCATTAAGAAAGTGCCCACGCTCGGTAATGGCATAGCCCAACATTGGTTGGAACCTGGTAATGAAGTTCGGATACGCTCTTTGCGTGAAGACGATCAAGTGAACCGGGACTCTCTAAAAAAGTGGTTTCAAGCTCAAAAAATCCCACCTTGGCAGCGCCAGAATTGGCCAGTGGTTGAAATTAATTCTCAACTTGCGGTTGTTATTGGTTATCGTACCTTGGATGGCTTTCAGGCAAAATCTGATGAAAAAGCGCTAAAGTTAGTGGGTTTAAATTGA